Proteins from a genomic interval of Heterodontus francisci isolate sHetFra1 chromosome 31, sHetFra1.hap1, whole genome shotgun sequence:
- the zgc:91910 gene encoding zinc finger protein 706-like, translating to MARGQQKIQAQQKNAKRQAEKKKGGSDQKAAAKAALVHTCPVCKTQMPDPKTFKQHFESKHPKSPLPPELVDVQA from the exons ATGGCTCGTGGACAGCAGAAAATACAAGCCCAGCAGAAGAATGCTAAGAGGCAAGCTGAAAAGAAAAAGGGTGGATCTGATCAAAAAGCAGCCGCAAAAGCAGCACTTGTGCACACATGTCCTGTCTGCAAG ACACAGATGCCAGATCCTAAAACTTTCAAACAGCATTTTGAGAGTAAACACCCTAAATCTCCTTTGCCTCCTGAATTGGTAGATGTGCAGgcataa